The Antarcticibacterium flavum genome contains the following window.
GGCTCCTTGACACCCTTCTCACTCAAAATTTTCCCGGCAACAATTTACCAATTGAAAATCTTGCAACCGGTAGTCTATTGGATATCGATATAGCAGATCAAAAAGTCCTTTTTAACGGGATCGCCACCTGGCAGGAGAATGATAAGGTTCTGCTAGCCGCATTTCACAATGTCACTCCTGTTCAAAATGAATTGGCCTTGATAACTCCCATGGATGCTGCAGGCTTTTATTCCTACTCCTATAATAGTTTCGAAGAACTGTTTCAAAACCTAAGGACAGGGAACCGTACCTTGCCTGAAAACCATTTTCTTAGCTATACCCGGGAGGCGGGGATGATCTTTACGCCATCTTCCCGGGCCCTGGTACTTACCGCTACAGATCCCAGCCTAGCCAGGGAGGCCAACACTTTTGCAAGAGAAGAAGTCAAGATCTATAGAAATGTGGAAATACTAAAATTTACCACCAACCCCAAACTCACAGATTATCTGGACCAATTGATCCCTTCAATGACGAACACCTACTTTGCATATCTTGATAATTATATTTTAATGGCTGAAGATGTTGAAGTGCTGGAGCATATTATCACAAACTATTTGAATGGGTCTACTTTAGGGGAACAGGAGTATTATAAGGATGCTATGCAGAATCTTGCAGGTGCCTCCACCCTACTGATGGTTGCTAACACCGAAAACTTCAAACCCAGGCTCATCCAATTAAGTGCTGGGAAAATGGAGGAATCAAGCAAGAGTCTCGACCTATCGCAATATCCCATACTTGCCCTGCAATTTGTACAGGAAAGGAATTTTGCACATATCCACGGGATCTTTAATACAACCACAGCCTCCAGGCGTAATGGTATAAGCCAAACTGCCAGCATTGAAATTGAAAGTCCCATTGCCACTGCTCCCGCCCTTTTAAGAAATCATATTAATAATGAGACAGAGGTAGCTTTCCAGAATGAAGAAAATATTCTTTACCTGTACTCTTCTACCGGGGAACAGCTGTGGAAGAAGGAACTGGATGCCAGGATAAACAGCCCCCTCTACCAGGTGGACCTGTTTAAGAACGGAAATTTGCAACTGGCCTTTTCCTCCCCAAATTCCCTTTATGTTTTGGACCGCAATGGTAATAATGTAAAACCATTTCCACTCGATTTTAAGGATGAAATTACCAGGCCCCTTTCGGTATTTGATTATGACAACAACCGCACTTATAGATTTGTGATCACCCAGGGCAAAGACGTCCTTATGTATGATTCCAGGGGAAGGCGGGTAAAGGGCTTTGATTTTAAAAGTACAGGTTCTGAAATAGTTGAGGCTCCAAAACATATAAGGATTAGAAATAAGGACTACATTGTAATTCCGGAGGCCTCTGGAAAGCTGCACATTTTAAGCCGCCAGGGAAATTCCAGGGTCACGGTCTCTGAAAACTTCAGTTTTTCCAATAGCGAATGGTATCTTCATGAGAACACCTTCGCTTCTGTTGATTCCAATGATCAATTAATACGTATTACTGAAGCAGCCAAAGTATCGAGGGAAGCTATTCCCAATGCTGTTAATCCAATATTTACTGCAACAAATAAGGTAAGGGTGATCCAATCTGAAAACAACCTTAGGATCAACGGCAGGGAGGTTATCCTTGACTATGGCTTGTATACCAAACCTCAAATTTTTGAAATAGGAAAGAAAACTTTTATAGGGATTATTGATACCCAGGCCCAAAAAGTGTATCTGCTTGATGAAGAAGGGGAACTTATCCCGGGATTTCCCGTTTATGGAACATCTGCTATTGACCTACGGCAAAACGCAGCCGGGGACAGAATCCTTACAGTAAAGGCAGAGGACAACACCTTATTATTGTACGAATTTTAGTAATTCCCTTCTTCTGTAATAATTGTTCAAATCACGTAGAAAGTGAGATGAATTCTGCCTGGAACAATGAAGAAAAATGTTTAAGCAATCGTTCTTCGACCTCCTTCATAGACACTTCCCTGCGTCCCAGTTCAACATTGAGAGATGTTACTGCCTTTCCACGAATCCCACAGGGGATAATATGATCAAAATATCCAAGATCGGCATTCACATTGAGAGCGAAACCATGCATAGTTACCCACCGGCTGGCTCTAACACCCATCGCACATATCTTGCGGGCATATGGGGTGTCCACGTCAAGCCAGACCCCGGTTTCACCCTTGCTACGCTCAGGTTTTAACCCATATTCCTTTAATGTAAGAATGATAGCCTCCTCCAGCAACCTAAGGTATTTATGGATATCTGTAAAAAAATTCTCAAGATCCAGAATAGGATATCCCACTAGTTGCCCCGGCCCGTGATAGGTTATATCCCCTCCCCTGTTTATCTTATAAAATGAGGCATTTTTCTCCTTTAACTGGGAATCATTCAACAGGAAGTGTTCAGGTTTTCCGCTTTTTCCAAGAGTATACACATGTGGATGCTCTACCATAAGCAGGTAATTGGGGGTTTCTTCTGAAAGATCTTCCCTTCGGTTCCTAATCTTTTTATCGAGGATCTCCTTAAATAATCTTTCCTGATAATCCCACACCTCCTTATAATCCTTTAAACCCAGTTCCTGTATGTGTATTTTTTTGTTCAAGTTCGTTTTCTGTTTTCTGTTTTCTGTTCCCTGTTTTTCTTCACCAATCTATTCCTACGCCAGAAGCATTTTATTGGGTTTCTACGATTTTGACTTGTTCCCTAATTCCTGGTTCTTAAGTTGGCGACGAATGCACGAATGTTCTTTTTTTGTTTTCTCCTATTCTCGTACCGCCATCCTGAATTTGTTTCAGGATCTAATGGGGTTGAGTGTTGCCCATTTCACTTAGCAGGCGCATATACCACGTCCCTTGACTCTCGAATCCCGTCTCTTCTCTCTTCTCTCTTTTCTCTTTTCTTGGTTCTTGGTTCTTGGTTCTTGGTTCTTGGTTCTTGGTTCTTGGTTCTTGGTTCTTGTTTCTTGTTTCTTGTTTCTTGTTTCTTGTTTCTTGTTTCTTGTTTCTTGTTTCTTGTTTCTTGTTTCTTGTTTCTTGTTTCTTGTTTCTTGTTTCTTGTTTCTTGTTTCTTGTTTCTTGTTTCCCTCCAGACGCGATGAATCGCGTCTCTACATCTGTGCTGGTTCTTTATTCCTGGCTCCTACCCAGACTCCAAATTTTAGATTCCAGGATCCTCTTCCCCCTCCTACTTCCCTTGTTTATTCAAGATTATCAATGCCGCGATCACTCCCGGCACCCATCCAAGCAGGGTAAGGATCAAAACAATGAGGATAGAGCCACACCCGCGGTCGTAGACTGCCAGGGGTGGAAAGAGAATTGAAAGGATAACGCGCCACACGCTCATATTTGATGAATTTTATAGGATTTCAGCAAAGATACCAAATATTATAGGTCTTAAAACAAACCTCTGCCTTAGCTCATATTCAGGATAAAATCTAATTGATTGATTGTGTGAATGTCCCTATATTTGCAACTGCTTTGCCGTAATGGCTTAGTTTCATATTTTAAAAGACGAAAATGCAGTTATCTGAACAAGAAATAGTACGAAGGGAGAAATTACAATCCCTAAGGAAACTGGGAATAGACCCATATCCGGCAGCTTTATTTCCCGTATCGCACACCTCTGGCCAAATTAAGAATAATTTTAATGAAGGTGAAAAGGTGGTAGTTGCCGGCCGTTTAATGTCACGCAGAATACAGGGAAAGGCTTCCTTTGCCGAGATCCAGGATGCCGCCGGAAGGATACAGGTATATTTTAACCGTGATGAGATATGTGCCGGGGAGGATAAATCCAAATATAACGACGTATATAAAAAATTACTGGATATAGGTGATTTTATAGGTATTGAAGGAGAGCTTTTTACTACACAGGTAGGCGAAAAGACCATTATGGTGAAAGATTTCTCTATCCTAAGCAAATCCCTGCGACCATTACCACTTCCAAAAACAGATAAGGAAGGAAAGACCTTCGATGAATTCAACGATCCCGAACAAAGGTACAGGCAGCGTTATGCCGACCTGGTGGTGAATCCAAGGGTTAAGGATATTTTTGTGAAGCGCACCAGGCTTTTTAATGCGATGCGTAATTTCTTTAATGAAAAGGGTTATTTTGAGGTGGAGACCCCTATCCTGCAGTCCATTCCAGGTGGTGCAGCGGCCCGCCCGTTCATAACACATCATAACGCCCTGGATATGCCTTTATATCTAAGGATCGCTAATGAGCTCTATCTTAAGAGACTTATTGTGGGTGGCTTTGATGGGGTTTATGAATTCTCCAAAAATTTCAGGAATGAAGGTATGGATCGCACCCATAATCCTGAATTTACTGCCATGGAGATATATGTGGCCTACAAGGATTATAACTGGATGATGGAGTTCACTGAAAATCTACTGGAGCATTGTGCTATGGAAGTGAACGGAAAAACAGAAGCCACCTTTGGCAAGTATAATATAGATTTTAAAGCACCTTATAAGAGGGTGACAATGACCGATGCCATAAAAGAATATACAGGATTTGATATTACCGGCAAAAGTGAAAAGGAACTCTTTGAGGCGGCAAAAGGCATGGGCATTGATGTTGACGAGACTATGGGTAAGGGAAAACTTATCGATGAAATCTTTGGGGAAAAATGTGAAGGCAACTTCATACAGCCAACATTTATAACAGATTATCCTAAAGAGATGAGCCCATTATGCAAAGAGCACCGGAAGAATCCTGAATTGACAGAACGTTTTGAACTTATGGTTTGCGGGAAAGAAGTGGCCAATGCATATTCAGAGCTTAATGATCCTATAGATCAAAGAGAGCGATTTGAAGAGCAGCTTAAATTATCTGAAAAAGGAGATGATGAAGCCATGTTCATCGACAATGATTTTATAAGAGCTTTAGAATATGGAATGCCTCCAACCTCAGGCCTTGGAATTGGAATGGACAGGTTGATAATGTTCCTTACTAATAATGCGTCGATACAGGAAGTACTATTCTTTCCTCAAATGAAACCGGAAAAGAAAGCAGCAGTTCCAAAACCAGAAGATTTTATAAAACTGGGAGTTCCTCATGAATGGGTGGATACTGTTATGCACGAATTTGGAAGTGTGGCAAAATTACAGGAGAATAAAGCGACCCAGGTCCATCAAAAACTAAATGGTCTAAGAAAGAAGAATAAATTACCGGTTGCTGCACTGCAGCTGGAAGAAGTAGAACAGTGGTTTAAAAGTGCCTAAAGCACAGTCTGCCATTGGTGCAGATGGTCCAATATAAAAAAGAGGTTGCCGGGAATGGCAACCTCTTTTTTTATATTATCGAAAAAACCTTTTAGGCTTGCTCTTCATACCATTGAAGCAGCTTTTTGTAATCTTCAATAGTCTTGACTTTATTATTGGACAGGTAATTTTTTACCGCCCTGGAATTTGGTAAGGCTTTTGTAAAATCCTTCGTTTTAAGTTTTACCTCCTGTACTTCCCCATTCTCCAGAATAAGAAAATATTTTTCCTCCATTACAATTTGAGCAGGCTTATCCTTTTGATAGGCAGTTTGAGCTTTCATAGGCTCTGTTGTACTCGCAATAAGTTTTTCAACCAGGCTCACTTTTTCTCCCACATAATGCTCCACAAAATAGCCCTTAAGTAAATTGCCATCAACCCGTAAATTCCTGAACACATATTCATTGGGACCAAGTTGGTACCTAATATTTTTATTCGTGGGAAGCAAATACGTGACCTCTCCATTATAATCGGTTTTAATCTCCATCTCCTCGGTGACCACATTATACCTCAAAAAGGCATTTGTAGGTTCTTTTCCCTCGATAGTAAAGGTACCGGGTTTGAAATTATCTTCCAGGTAAGGTGTACCTTCATAAGTAACAAATTCATTAGTAGCCCTGGTTTGAATAAGCATATCGGTGTGAAGCCCGCCATCCTGGGGGATCTGGGCAAACATATTACCTGAACTTATCAACAAACCTCCAATAAACAGAACAAAGATCTTTCTCATAATATTTTCTTGTATTTATTAAATCGTTTCAAAGAATGTACCAAAAATATTTAAACTTCTTGTTATTCTTATACTTTTCCTGATAAAAACATTTATTTTCTAAAACCAATTACAGACTTCATCCCGCTATAATAAAAAAACCTTCAGCCATTTCAAGCCTGAAGGTTCTTGTATAATATCTTTATCTTTGATAACTATTTCTTTCCGAACATTCCGCCAACTTTGTCTGCCATTCCCCCAATACCTGAAGAAGAATCACCGCTTCCACTCAAATAAGCATCTACCTGCGAAGCCATACCTGCCGGCATTTTATCTTTTAAGAAAGAGGCTACAGTATTTACTGCAGTTTTCGCCTGTGATTCTGATATTCCGGCCTTTTCTGCTACCATTTTTACAACTTGCTCCATAATTATGTATTTTTAAATTTTATGCTATAAGATACAAAATTCCAGAGGTCTACCCGGGGCCATGAATTTGATTAACATATAATTAACCTACAGGCTCTAGCTGTTTTTTTTTGCGGCGGAAGAAAGAGTGACTCATAGAGCATATTCATTTAAATGACCGGAAAGCCAGGCACTAAAAGTTTCCCACTTCACAATCAACAAGTGTTAAATTCCAGGTTTTTTTAACTTCTCTTTAAACCTTTTATATATTTAGCCGTCAAATTATTAACCGCTGGATCGTCTTATACCTGCACTTCCCGTGCTATATCACTCTTCAGTATCTAAATACTATTAAATTAAAAAAAAGTTTTCATGACCAAACAATTCACGTTCAGGCTATTGGTAGTAGCCCTATCCTTATCTGTTTCCGGTTGTGCCGTTTTTCAAAAAAATGATAAGAAAAGCACGGCAGCAGCATCCGAGAAACCGGAATCCCAGGATAAAAACGGTTTAAAGCCGTATGACAAAGTAATTACCAAAAATGCAAAATCAGACAAAGGTCTTTTCACTGTTCACAAAATTGATGAGAAGTATTTCTATGAAATACCAGACAGTCTCTTGAACCGCGAGATGCTAACTGTGACCCGTATTGCAAAAACTGCTACCGGAATTGGTTTTGGTGGAGGTAAACAAAACACACAGGTACACCGCTGGAACAAGAAGAATAACCACATCCTTCTTAGAGTAGTATCTCACGAGATCTATGCGGCAGATTCTTTGCCAATCCACGAAGCTGTTGTGAATTCCAATTTTGAACCGGTACTTCACACCTTCCCAATAAAAGCGATCTCCAAGGATTCTGTAAACAACAATTATGTAATTGAGGTGACAGACCTTTACACAAAGGATATCATGGCACTTGGCCTTCCAGACAGGGATAGAAAACAATACAAGGTGAGCAGGCTGGATGAGAGCAGGTCTTATATAGACACTATTCGCAGCTATCCTGAAAATCTCGAGGTTAGGCACGTAAAAACATACAATGCGGGAGACCCTCCTTCGAATGCCAGTACAGGTTCAATTTCTATAGAATTGAGCAACTCTATGATCCTGCTTCCAAAGGAACCAATGAAGCGCCGTTATTTTGACCAGCGTGTAGGTTGGTTCGCACGTGGACAAACAGATTACGGCCTTCCAAACCAGGAATCCAAAACAGTACGCTACCTGGATCGTTGGAGACTTGAGGTTAAAGATGAGGACATTGAAAAATTCAAAAGAGGGGAACTTGTAGAACCTAAGAAACAAATTGTTTATTATGTAGACAGGGCTACTCCTAAGAAATGGGTACCTTATATTAAACAGGGAATAGAAGACTGGCAGGTTGCTTTTGAAGCTGCAGGATTTAAAAATGCCATTATAGCCAAAGACCCTCCTACATATGAGGAAGATCCAGACTGGAGCCCGGAGGATGTTAGATACAGTGTTGTAAGATATCTTGCTTCTCCAATTCCAAATGCAAACGGGCCACACGTAAGTGACCCACGTAGCGGGGAGATCCTGGAAAGTGATATCAACTGGTACCACAATGTAATGACCTTATTAAGGAACTGGTTCTTTGTACAAACTGCTGCTATTAATGAAGATGCACGTGGCGTACAATTTAAGGACGAAGTTATGGGAAGATTAATTCGTTTTGTGTCTTCTCACGAAGTAGGTCATACAATTGGACTTCCTCATAACATGGGAAGCAGTGTCGCTTACCCTGTAGAAAAATTACGGGATCCTGAGTTTACAAAAGAATTTGGAACGGCCCCTTCTATAATGGATTATGCACGATTTAATTATATCGCACAACCTGGAGATGGGGATGTTGCTTTAATGCCAAACATTGGAATTTACGATAAATACTCTGTAGAGTGGGGTTACAGGCCAATCCTGGATAAATCGGCTACAGAGGAGAAGGAGATACTTGACCAATGGATCCTTAAACATCAGGATGATCCTATGTATCGCTTCGGAAGCCAGCAGAGTGGTGGCGTGATAGATCCAAGTTCACAAACAGAGGATCTTGGTGATGATGCAGTTCTTGCCAGCGAGTATGGTATCGCCAACCTTAAGCGTATCGTACCTAATCTAATTGAGTGGACGGCTGAAGATGGTAAGGAATACGATGACCTTGATACTATGTACGGGCAGGTCCTTGGACAATACAACCGTTATATGGGGCACGTTGCTGCCAATGTAGGTGGTGTATATCAATATTACAAGACTTACGACCAGGAAGGTCCGGTTTATACGCACGTTCCTAAAGATAAGCAGAAGAAGGCAATGAAGTTCCTTCAGGATGAACTGTTTACCACACCAGAGTGGTTAATTGATCAGGACATTTTCAGCAGGATTGAATTCGATGGAAATGTGGAAAGGCTTCGTGGTACCCAGGAGAGAACCCTCAACAACCTTCTTGACTTCGGAAGAATGGCAAGGCTTATGGAAAATGAGGAGATAAACGGCAATGATGCTTATTCTTTGTTAGATATGATGACCGAACTAAGAAACGGCATTTGGAGCGAACTTAACCGGGGTCAAAAAATTGACCGCTACAGAAGAAACCTGCAACGCGCTTACATTGAAAGAATGGAACATCTTATGACTGAAGACCAGGATGAACTTCCTGCAAGGTTTAGAAGATTTGTTTCACGCAGTAACATCAATGTAGCTCAAAGTGATATACGTCCTGTAGTAAGAGGAGAACTGGTTTCCCTGCAGCGCAGTATTAGAAATGCAGCAAATAGATCTGGCGATCAACTTACCCGGTACCACTTGATGGATGCCGCTGAAAGAATTGATCTTATACTCAATCCCATCAAATAACATATAAATTATTTGACAATGTAAAATCTACCGCCAAAAGCGGTAGATTTTTTTTGATTTTATGTCAAAAAAACACCCGAATAGGAAGCAGTTAACGGTTTTTCACAAATAACCTCCCAACCGGCAGATACATTTAGTAGACCTTAAGAAAGTAGTTAAAAAGGTAATAAATATGAGGCCTTGCAGTCTTAAAAATTTCCACGATGGAATATTTTTTTTCACATTGCGCTATTGATTTATTAACCTAATATATTAACTATGAGAACCTTAAGTAACAATTTTGCAAAGTATCTTACGTACTTTGCTTTTTCAATTTTCGCAGTGGGCTTTACAAGCTGTAGTAATGATGATGACATTGATGACGTGATTATTGATCCTGATCCAGATCCAACAGGTTCGATCACAGTCCAGGACCAGCAAACAATTTCTCAAAACACTATTATTGTACAGAGCGTAACCGTAGGCCAGGACAGCTGGCTTGTTGCCAGAAATGCCGGGGAAGAAACCGAGGCAGGAATAGTTTCTGAATCTGTTTGGCTGGAAGAAGGAACTCACACCAATGTGGAACTTGAATTAACCAGTGATGCTAACCTAACCGGGGATGAAGAGGGAGATGATATTGTAATCATGCTTCACCGGGATGCGGGAGTTGCCGGTACATTTGAATATGAAACTACAAGCGGACCTGATAGTCCTATTCAAAATGCAGCAGGAGAAAATGTGAGTGAAACGGTAAATGTTTTGGCTCCAAGCCTTATGGCTGCTGACAACCAGATGGTTACTGAAAATAATGAAGTAACCTTTAGCAATGTGAATACACTCAATGATGGATGGATCGTACTCTATGGAGAAAATGAAGATGGAACTATTAACGAAGATGAGATCCTTGGTAGTGGTTTTGTAGAAGCCGGAACCTGGGATGATTTCACCGTGGCATTTGATGATCCAGACTTTGACTATTCAGGATACACAATATATCCAAGGCTTTACAATGATGATCCTGCCGACCAGGAATTCACCTACACCCCTGGAGGTACAGAAGACCTTCCTGAAAGATATGGTTTTGACACTACTACAGGTGAAGGTAGATTTGTTTGGAATAGAAGTACTACCGGAGGATTTACAATTCAATAGTCAAATAAAATTTATTAAGAGCTTGTAAACCAGAATTGAAATTGAAATCATAAAAAAGGAACTGTTTTTCAGCAGTTCCTTTTTTTATGATTAAATATTATATCCCTCTTAAACCTTTTTCGGGAAATGAAGTCTAAATATTACAGAACCAGAAAGTTACTTAAAAAATCAGTTTTGTTTTATACTGGCGAGTATAAATCTAAGAGAATGAATATTTGAAATAATAAACAACCCCAGGTTATTCCCAAAGGGAAAAGTATTGAGTTTTCATTGCACCAATCTGTTTGAATTAAGCCACTATACAGATAGGAAAAATTTTCCCCTACCAGATCCCGCCACCCGGCGGGATCTTTTTTCAATTTATTTCAAGCTTGCTCCTCTCAACCTCAGCGCATTTGCTATTACAGAAACAGAACTAAAACTCATTGCAAGAGCAGCGATCATTGGTGACAGCAGGATCCCAAATACAGGATATAAAACCCCTGCAGCAATTGGCACTCCCAGGGTGTTGTAAATAAGCGCAAAGAAGAGATTTTCTTTTATATTCCTCATCACCTTCTTACTCAGCTTTTTTGCTTTCACAACCCCCTGCAGGTCTCCCTTCACCAGTGTGATCTCCGCACTTTCTATAGCAACATCGGCCCCTGTGCCCATAGCGATACCAATATCGGCTTTCGCAAGTGCCGGAGCATCATTAATGCCGTCTCCTGCCATTGCTACTTTCTTTCCACTTTGCTGCAGGCGCTCCACCTCCTGTAATTTATCCCCGGGAAGCATCCCTGCTTTAAAGCTGGTAAGATGTAGATCCCCGGCAACAGCTCCTGCTGTTTTTTCATTATCTCCTGTGAGCATGATCACCTCCAGGCCTTCGTCGAGCAACTCCTTAAGGGCAGCTTTACTGGTTTGCTTAATAGGATCTGTAATAGTAATATAACCTTCAACCTTGCCTCCTACCGCGAGATAAGAAACAGTTTTTCCCAGCTCCTGCTCTGCTTCCACCTGGCTTCTTAAATTAGCTGTAATCCCGGCATTCACTTCCTTCATGAGCTTCTCATTACCCAGGGCTATTTTTTTATCCTGCACATTTCCTGTTACCCCTTTTCCGGTAACCGCGATAAAGGAAGAGGCTTCAGGAAGGGTGATCTTCTTCTCCCGGGCATATTTAACCGTTGCCTCGGCAAGTGGATGTTCACTCATACTGTTTACTCCGGCTATAATAGCTGTGAGTTTTTCTTCGGAAAGATTTCCTGCAGACACTACTTTTTCCACACTTGGACGGCCTTCTGTAATTGTTCCGGTTTTATCAATAATGAGCACATCTACTTTATCCATTTGTTCCAGCGCCCTGGCATTCTTGATAAGCACCCCGTTTTGCGCTCCCTTCCCAACTCCTACCATAACAGACATTGGGGTGGCAAGCCCCAGCGCACATGGACAGGCGATGATCAATACCGCAATGGCATTAATAAGAGCATAGACATAAGAAGGTTCCGGGCCATAAATAGCCCATACGATATAAGTAATGATAGAAATGATCACCACTACGGGCACAAAATAGGCCGAGATCCTGTCTGCCAGTTTTTGAATGGGCGCCTGGGAACGGCTGGCATCATTTACCATTTTGATGATCTGTGCAAGAAGGGTTTCATTCCCAACCTTCTCTGCCTTCATTGTAAAGGACTGGTTCCCATTGATGGTTCCCGATGTTACTTTTTCACCTTCAGCTTTATCAACCGGAATTGGCTCCCCGGTGATCATCGATTCATCTATGCTGGTACTACCGGTCTCAATAATCCCATCCACCGGAATCTTTCCGCCGGGCTTAACCCGCAGGATGTCACCAACCATAATTTGGTCTGTAGGCACTGTTTCCTCCTGCCCGTTTACAACCCTTATTGCGGTGTTTGGGGAAAGTTTAAGCAACTCCTTGATCGCGGAATTGGTCCTGGAATGAGCCCTGGCTTCCATCACCTGTCCCAGCAGGACCAGCGTTAGGATCACGGTGGCTGCTTCGAAATATACATGTACAGTGCCGTGGTGTGTTAAAAACTGTTCCGGAAAAAAACCGGGTACAAGAAGACC
Protein-coding sequences here:
- a CDS encoding DUF3352 domain-containing protein, with protein sequence MTRKRFLLKLAIFLTIISCSTNDSSTAEIDDFIPSESIYMFQAPELVTMLKMMDSLEFLQKNRFIIEPSHREQLEYLARHSEGGVSLISLTGATAGGYDYTIISREENITIVTDSVVNKSIETFNYENFSIKKYKLEEAGFFTVTKNGIFLASNSRKQLETLLKENSAGVPNPFSKEYAAADASKFSLFINHRLLDTLLTQNFPGNNLPIENLATGSLLDIDIADQKVLFNGIATWQENDKVLLAAFHNVTPVQNELALITPMDAAGFYSYSYNSFEELFQNLRTGNRTLPENHFLSYTREAGMIFTPSSRALVLTATDPSLAREANTFAREEVKIYRNVEILKFTTNPKLTDYLDQLIPSMTNTYFAYLDNYILMAEDVEVLEHIITNYLNGSTLGEQEYYKDAMQNLAGASTLLMVANTENFKPRLIQLSAGKMEESSKSLDLSQYPILALQFVQERNFAHIHGIFNTTTASRRNGISQTASIEIESPIATAPALLRNHINNETEVAFQNEENILYLYSSTGEQLWKKELDARINSPLYQVDLFKNGNLQLAFSSPNSLYVLDRNGNNVKPFPLDFKDEITRPLSVFDYDNNRTYRFVITQGKDVLMYDSRGRRVKGFDFKSTGSEIVEAPKHIRIRNKDYIVIPEASGKLHILSRQGNSRVTVSENFSFSNSEWYLHENTFASVDSNDQLIRITEAAKVSREAIPNAVNPIFTATNKVRVIQSENNLRINGREVILDYGLYTKPQIFEIGKKTFIGIIDTQAQKVYLLDEEGELIPGFPVYGTSAIDLRQNAAGDRILTVKAEDNTLLLYEF
- the lipB gene encoding lipoyl(octanoyl) transferase LipB, with the translated sequence MNKKIHIQELGLKDYKEVWDYQERLFKEILDKKIRNRREDLSEETPNYLLMVEHPHVYTLGKSGKPEHFLLNDSQLKEKNASFYKINRGGDITYHGPGQLVGYPILDLENFFTDIHKYLRLLEEAIILTLKEYGLKPERSKGETGVWLDVDTPYARKICAMGVRASRWVTMHGFALNVNADLGYFDHIIPCGIRGKAVTSLNVELGRREVSMKEVEERLLKHFSSLFQAEFISLST
- a CDS encoding YqaE/Pmp3 family membrane protein encodes the protein MSVWRVILSILFPPLAVYDRGCGSILIVLILTLLGWVPGVIAALIILNKQGK
- the lysS gene encoding lysine--tRNA ligase → MQLSEQEIVRREKLQSLRKLGIDPYPAALFPVSHTSGQIKNNFNEGEKVVVAGRLMSRRIQGKASFAEIQDAAGRIQVYFNRDEICAGEDKSKYNDVYKKLLDIGDFIGIEGELFTTQVGEKTIMVKDFSILSKSLRPLPLPKTDKEGKTFDEFNDPEQRYRQRYADLVVNPRVKDIFVKRTRLFNAMRNFFNEKGYFEVETPILQSIPGGAAARPFITHHNALDMPLYLRIANELYLKRLIVGGFDGVYEFSKNFRNEGMDRTHNPEFTAMEIYVAYKDYNWMMEFTENLLEHCAMEVNGKTEATFGKYNIDFKAPYKRVTMTDAIKEYTGFDITGKSEKELFEAAKGMGIDVDETMGKGKLIDEIFGEKCEGNFIQPTFITDYPKEMSPLCKEHRKNPELTERFELMVCGKEVANAYSELNDPIDQRERFEEQLKLSEKGDDEAMFIDNDFIRALEYGMPPTSGLGIGMDRLIMFLTNNASIQEVLFFPQMKPEKKAAVPKPEDFIKLGVPHEWVDTVMHEFGSVAKLQENKATQVHQKLNGLRKKNKLPVAALQLEEVEQWFKSA
- a CDS encoding DUF2267 domain-containing protein, which codes for MEQVVKMVAEKAGISESQAKTAVNTVASFLKDKMPAGMASQVDAYLSGSGDSSSGIGGMADKVGGMFGKK
- a CDS encoding zinc-dependent metalloprotease, whose amino-acid sequence is MTKQFTFRLLVVALSLSVSGCAVFQKNDKKSTAAASEKPESQDKNGLKPYDKVITKNAKSDKGLFTVHKIDEKYFYEIPDSLLNREMLTVTRIAKTATGIGFGGGKQNTQVHRWNKKNNHILLRVVSHEIYAADSLPIHEAVVNSNFEPVLHTFPIKAISKDSVNNNYVIEVTDLYTKDIMALGLPDRDRKQYKVSRLDESRSYIDTIRSYPENLEVRHVKTYNAGDPPSNASTGSISIELSNSMILLPKEPMKRRYFDQRVGWFARGQTDYGLPNQESKTVRYLDRWRLEVKDEDIEKFKRGELVEPKKQIVYYVDRATPKKWVPYIKQGIEDWQVAFEAAGFKNAIIAKDPPTYEEDPDWSPEDVRYSVVRYLASPIPNANGPHVSDPRSGEILESDINWYHNVMTLLRNWFFVQTAAINEDARGVQFKDEVMGRLIRFVSSHEVGHTIGLPHNMGSSVAYPVEKLRDPEFTKEFGTAPSIMDYARFNYIAQPGDGDVALMPNIGIYDKYSVEWGYRPILDKSATEEKEILDQWILKHQDDPMYRFGSQQSGGVIDPSSQTEDLGDDAVLASEYGIANLKRIVPNLIEWTAEDGKEYDDLDTMYGQVLGQYNRYMGHVAANVGGVYQYYKTYDQEGPVYTHVPKDKQKKAMKFLQDELFTTPEWLIDQDIFSRIEFDGNVERLRGTQERTLNNLLDFGRMARLMENEEINGNDAYSLLDMMTELRNGIWSELNRGQKIDRYRRNLQRAYIERMEHLMTEDQDELPARFRRFVSRSNINVAQSDIRPVVRGELVSLQRSIRNAANRSGDQLTRYHLMDAAERIDLILNPIK
- a CDS encoding DUF7282 domain-containing protein yields the protein MRTLSNNFAKYLTYFAFSIFAVGFTSCSNDDDIDDVIIDPDPDPTGSITVQDQQTISQNTIIVQSVTVGQDSWLVARNAGEETEAGIVSESVWLEEGTHTNVELELTSDANLTGDEEGDDIVIMLHRDAGVAGTFEYETTSGPDSPIQNAAGENVSETVNVLAPSLMAADNQMVTENNEVTFSNVNTLNDGWIVLYGENEDGTINEDEILGSGFVEAGTWDDFTVAFDDPDFDYSGYTIYPRLYNDDPADQEFTYTPGGTEDLPERYGFDTTTGEGRFVWNRSTTGGFTIQ